A section of the Labeo rohita strain BAU-BD-2019 unplaced genomic scaffold, IGBB_LRoh.1.0 scaffold_372, whole genome shotgun sequence genome encodes:
- the LOC127160518 gene encoding uncharacterized protein LOC127160518: MVKGRQGRATADRNTDSKKKSKTKTGGGQSSGERYPTGARQKSGQMSEGSKRDNGKTRHGGKLGDTLSTNSGFQTLQTNHSPGERWGGGETGQGLEGQVPVEDPVIEAGPAGQEPSRAEPEAEQAVQEPSRAEPVEPSRAKPEAEQAALEPSRAEPEAEQAVLEPSRAEPEAEQTALQPSRSEPEAEPATLEPPRAEPEAQQPSQAEQEAEQEAPQPCGAEQESASRSGTWGEQGQRRQTE; the protein is encoded by the exons ATGgtcaaaggcaggcagggtcgggCAACAGCAGACAGGAACACAGACAGCAAGAAGAAGAGTAAGACTAAAACAGGCGGGGGTCAgtccagcggcgaacgttatccgacaGGGGCTAGGCAGAAGAGTGGTCAGATGAGCGAGGGTTCAAAACGAGACAACGGGAAAACTAGACACGGGGGGAAACTAGGAGATACGCTTAGTACGAAT agcggcttccagacgctacaAACGAACcatagtccaggggagcggtggggcgggggtgagacagggcaagggctggagggccaggtccctgtggaggacccggtgattgaggcaggaccggcagggcaggagccctccagggcggagccggaggcggagcaggcagTGCaagaaccctccagggcggagccggtggagccctccagggcgaagCCGGAGGCGGAACAGGCGGCGCtagaaccctccagggcggagccggaggcagaacaggcggtgctagagccctccagggcggagccggaggcagaacag ACGGCGCTACAGCCCTCCaggtcggagccggaggcagagccagcgacactagagcccccaagggcggagccggaggcgcaacagccctcccaggcggaacaggaggcggagcaggaggcgccgcagccctgcggggcggaacaggaatctgcatcacgctctgggacctggggagagcagggacagaggaggcagacagaatag